One stretch of Harmonia axyridis chromosome 1, icHarAxyr1.1, whole genome shotgun sequence DNA includes these proteins:
- the LOC123676632 gene encoding potassium/sodium hyperpolarization-activated cyclic nucleotide-gated channel 2-like isoform X1 gives MKRTYNWFTKDNSGAKNEFAKYGHTCEIPEEMDDVAEYYSPETFWNNLAKKAFQLRTVSDISKSYTHHLRSHGAIMKERKRHLIYHNYIIHPYSYFRVIWEMILSVVIYVQLILVPLHSGFCIIEDGHLMEGSESYLDPSIITLDFFLCTDVVINLFTGYYSEPKKEVILDLKHIFLHYLKSYLIPDVLSSLPTNAAYNSGYDYSLLFLKLLSLLKMLRFITFVKYYTRLINFFHVRYSVSSLLLLLIGVGLYWHSITCYLIFVKLVDEFLETINPNLLPSDQPNLFSQNSYSDIYVSCFYKASMIIYTSWYTQENPGGLVEYCVVTIMWFCSKAIQFFILARTLQIMKGVNSSHQKYVEMERQLKEYMRDKQLPTYMRTRLLTYYDYRFQRNYFRESEILATISGQLRQEIIMHSCRQLVENVAFFKNLPLNLLVRIVSCLRGEMYLMNDVIVRANTPGDCMYFIASGTVAIYSTSGKEICHLEDGSHFGEIALVNKAEARIASVVAIEICEVYRFDVKDFVRAIHPYPDLLDSIEKIASDRMEKTLMLDEHNRREMAMKRVNK, from the exons ATGAAGAGAACATACAACTGGTTTACCAAGGATAATTCTGGAGCAAAAAATGAG tttgccAAATATGGCCATACCTGTGAAATTCCAGAGGAAATGGATGATGTTGCTGAATATTATTCCCCAGAAacattttggaataatttagcAAAAAAAGCATTCCAACTGCGCACAGTTTCTGATATCAGCAAATCTTATACACACCATTTGAGAAGTCATGGAGCCATCATGAAAGAAAGGAAAAGGCATCTAATTTATCACAATTATATAATACATCCTTATAGTTATTTCAG AGTTATCTGGGAAATGATTTTGTCAGTTGTAATATACGTTCAACTCATTCTTGTGCCACTTCATAGCGGATTCTGCATTATAGAGGATGGTCACTTGATGGAAGGTTCTGAAAGTTATTTAGACCCCTCTATTATAACCTTAGATTTCTTCCTGTGTACTGACGTTGTTATAAATTTATTTACTGGCTACTACTCGGAACCGAAGAAAGAAGTTATTCTAGActtgaaacatattttttt GCATTACTTGAAGTCCTATCTTATACCAGATGTATTATCTTCATTGCCCACGAATGCTGCATACAACTCCGGATATGATTACAGCTTACTATTTCTCAAGTTACTGAGTCTATTGAAAATGCTTAGATTCATCACTTTCGTCAAATATTACACAAGACTGATAAAT ttttttcatgTTCGATATAGCGTATCCTCCCTTCTTCTGCTTCTAATTGGTGTTGGATTATACTGGCATTCTATCACTTGCTATTTAATTTTCGTCAAATTAGTGGATGAATTCCTAGAAACTATTAACCCTAACCTGCTACCATCAGATCAACCTAATTTATTTAG TCAGAACTCATACTCCGACATTTATGTATCCTGCTTCTACAAGGCATCTATGATTATTTACACTTCTTGGTATACACAAGAAAACCCTGGAGGATTGGTTGAATATTGCGTTGTAACTATAATGTGGTTCTGTTCGAAAGCCATTCAATTTTTTATCCTAG CACGAACGTTGCAAATAATGAAAGGGGTGAACTCATCACATCAGAAATATGTGGAGATGGAGAGGCAACTGAAGGAATACATGAGGGACAAGCAACTGCCGACATACATGAGGACCAGGCTACTCACCTATTACGATTACAGATTTCAAAGGAACTATTTTCGCGAAAGTGAAATACTGGCAACTATATCTGGACAGCTGAGACAA GAAATTATTATGCATTCGTGTAGACAGTTGGTTGAGAATGTggctttcttcaaaaatttaccCTTGAACTTGCTGGTGAGAATCGTATCCTGTCTGAGGGGCGAGATGTACCTGATGAATGATGTCATAGTAAGAGCCAATACCCCTGGAGATTGCATGTATTTTATTGCATCAGGTACCGTGGCTATATACAGCACATCAGGTAAAGAG ATATGCCACCTTGAGGATGGTAGCCATTTCGGAGAAATAGCACTGGTCAATAAGGCCGAAGCCAGAATCGCATCAGTAGTGGCAATAGAAATTTGTGAAGTCTACAGATTTGATGTAAAAGATTTTGTGAGAGCTATTCATCCCTATCCTGACTTACTAGATAGTATTGAGAAAATAGCTTcagatagaatggaaaaaaccTTGATGTTAGATGAACACAACAGAAGAGAAATGGCAATGAAACGTGTTAATAAATAG
- the LOC123676632 gene encoding potassium/sodium hyperpolarization-activated cyclic nucleotide-gated channel 2-like isoform X3 yields the protein MKRTYNWFTKDNSGAKNEFAKYGHTCEIPEEMDDVAEYYSPETFWNNLAKKAFQLRTVSDISKSYTHHLRSHGAIMKERKRHLIYHNYIIHPYSYFRVIWEMILSVVIYVQLILVPLHSGFCIIEDGHLMEGSESYLDPSIITLDFFLCTDVVINLFTGYYSEPKKEVILDLKHIFFQNSYSDIYVSCFYKASMIIYTSWYTQENPGGLVEYCVVTIMWFCSKAIQFFILARTLQIMKGVNSSHQKYVEMERQLKEYMRDKQLPTYMRTRLLTYYDYRFQRNYFRESEILATISGQLRQEIIMHSCRQLVENVAFFKNLPLNLLVRIVSCLRGEMYLMNDVIVRANTPGDCMYFIASGTVAIYSTSGKEICHLEDGSHFGEIALVNKAEARIASVVAIEICEVYRFDVKDFVRAIHPYPDLLDSIEKIASDRMEKTLMLDEHNRREMAMKRVNK from the exons ATGAAGAGAACATACAACTGGTTTACCAAGGATAATTCTGGAGCAAAAAATGAG tttgccAAATATGGCCATACCTGTGAAATTCCAGAGGAAATGGATGATGTTGCTGAATATTATTCCCCAGAAacattttggaataatttagcAAAAAAAGCATTCCAACTGCGCACAGTTTCTGATATCAGCAAATCTTATACACACCATTTGAGAAGTCATGGAGCCATCATGAAAGAAAGGAAAAGGCATCTAATTTATCACAATTATATAATACATCCTTATAGTTATTTCAG AGTTATCTGGGAAATGATTTTGTCAGTTGTAATATACGTTCAACTCATTCTTGTGCCACTTCATAGCGGATTCTGCATTATAGAGGATGGTCACTTGATGGAAGGTTCTGAAAGTTATTTAGACCCCTCTATTATAACCTTAGATTTCTTCCTGTGTACTGACGTTGTTATAAATTTATTTACTGGCTACTACTCGGAACCGAAGAAAGAAGTTATTCTAGActtgaaacatattttttt TCAGAACTCATACTCCGACATTTATGTATCCTGCTTCTACAAGGCATCTATGATTATTTACACTTCTTGGTATACACAAGAAAACCCTGGAGGATTGGTTGAATATTGCGTTGTAACTATAATGTGGTTCTGTTCGAAAGCCATTCAATTTTTTATCCTAG CACGAACGTTGCAAATAATGAAAGGGGTGAACTCATCACATCAGAAATATGTGGAGATGGAGAGGCAACTGAAGGAATACATGAGGGACAAGCAACTGCCGACATACATGAGGACCAGGCTACTCACCTATTACGATTACAGATTTCAAAGGAACTATTTTCGCGAAAGTGAAATACTGGCAACTATATCTGGACAGCTGAGACAA GAAATTATTATGCATTCGTGTAGACAGTTGGTTGAGAATGTggctttcttcaaaaatttaccCTTGAACTTGCTGGTGAGAATCGTATCCTGTCTGAGGGGCGAGATGTACCTGATGAATGATGTCATAGTAAGAGCCAATACCCCTGGAGATTGCATGTATTTTATTGCATCAGGTACCGTGGCTATATACAGCACATCAGGTAAAGAG ATATGCCACCTTGAGGATGGTAGCCATTTCGGAGAAATAGCACTGGTCAATAAGGCCGAAGCCAGAATCGCATCAGTAGTGGCAATAGAAATTTGTGAAGTCTACAGATTTGATGTAAAAGATTTTGTGAGAGCTATTCATCCCTATCCTGACTTACTAGATAGTATTGAGAAAATAGCTTcagatagaatggaaaaaaccTTGATGTTAGATGAACACAACAGAAGAGAAATGGCAATGAAACGTGTTAATAAATAG
- the LOC123676632 gene encoding potassium/sodium hyperpolarization-activated cyclic nucleotide-gated channel 2-like isoform X2, protein MKRTYNWFTKDNSGAKNEFAKYGHTCEIPEEMDDVAEYYSPETFWNNLAKKAFQLRTVSDISKSYTHHLRSHGAIMKERKRHLIYHNYIIHPYSYFRVIWEMILSVVIYVQLILVPLHSGFCIIEDGHLMEGSESYLDPSIITLDFFLCTDVVINLFTGYYSEPKKEVILDLKHIFLHYLKSYLIPDVLSSLPTNAAYNSGYDYSLLFLKLLSLLKMLRFITFVKYYTRLINFFHVRYSVSSLLLLLIGVGLYWHSITCYLIFVKLVDEFLETINPNLLPSDQPNLFSQNSYSDIYVSCFYKASMIIYTSWYTQENPGGLVEYCVVTIMWFCSKAIQFFILARTLQIMKGVNSSHQKYVEMERQLKEYMRDKQLPTYMRTRLLTYYDYRFQRNYFRESEILATISGQLRQEIIMHSCRQLVENVAFFKNLPLNLLVRIVSCLRGEMYLMNDVIVRANTPGDCMYFIASGTVAIYSTSDMPP, encoded by the exons ATGAAGAGAACATACAACTGGTTTACCAAGGATAATTCTGGAGCAAAAAATGAG tttgccAAATATGGCCATACCTGTGAAATTCCAGAGGAAATGGATGATGTTGCTGAATATTATTCCCCAGAAacattttggaataatttagcAAAAAAAGCATTCCAACTGCGCACAGTTTCTGATATCAGCAAATCTTATACACACCATTTGAGAAGTCATGGAGCCATCATGAAAGAAAGGAAAAGGCATCTAATTTATCACAATTATATAATACATCCTTATAGTTATTTCAG AGTTATCTGGGAAATGATTTTGTCAGTTGTAATATACGTTCAACTCATTCTTGTGCCACTTCATAGCGGATTCTGCATTATAGAGGATGGTCACTTGATGGAAGGTTCTGAAAGTTATTTAGACCCCTCTATTATAACCTTAGATTTCTTCCTGTGTACTGACGTTGTTATAAATTTATTTACTGGCTACTACTCGGAACCGAAGAAAGAAGTTATTCTAGActtgaaacatattttttt GCATTACTTGAAGTCCTATCTTATACCAGATGTATTATCTTCATTGCCCACGAATGCTGCATACAACTCCGGATATGATTACAGCTTACTATTTCTCAAGTTACTGAGTCTATTGAAAATGCTTAGATTCATCACTTTCGTCAAATATTACACAAGACTGATAAAT ttttttcatgTTCGATATAGCGTATCCTCCCTTCTTCTGCTTCTAATTGGTGTTGGATTATACTGGCATTCTATCACTTGCTATTTAATTTTCGTCAAATTAGTGGATGAATTCCTAGAAACTATTAACCCTAACCTGCTACCATCAGATCAACCTAATTTATTTAG TCAGAACTCATACTCCGACATTTATGTATCCTGCTTCTACAAGGCATCTATGATTATTTACACTTCTTGGTATACACAAGAAAACCCTGGAGGATTGGTTGAATATTGCGTTGTAACTATAATGTGGTTCTGTTCGAAAGCCATTCAATTTTTTATCCTAG CACGAACGTTGCAAATAATGAAAGGGGTGAACTCATCACATCAGAAATATGTGGAGATGGAGAGGCAACTGAAGGAATACATGAGGGACAAGCAACTGCCGACATACATGAGGACCAGGCTACTCACCTATTACGATTACAGATTTCAAAGGAACTATTTTCGCGAAAGTGAAATACTGGCAACTATATCTGGACAGCTGAGACAA GAAATTATTATGCATTCGTGTAGACAGTTGGTTGAGAATGTggctttcttcaaaaatttaccCTTGAACTTGCTGGTGAGAATCGTATCCTGTCTGAGGGGCGAGATGTACCTGATGAATGATGTCATAGTAAGAGCCAATACCCCTGGAGATTGCATGTATTTTATTGCATCAGGTACCGTGGCTATATACAGCACATCAG ATATGCCACCTTGA